A stretch of the Pan troglodytes isolate AG18354 chromosome 20, NHGRI_mPanTro3-v2.0_pri, whole genome shotgun sequence genome encodes the following:
- the LOC736336 gene encoding ferritin light chain-like, with protein sequence MSSQIRQNYSTAVEAAVNRLVSLHLRASYTSSLCCHRLRFYFDHHDVPPECGGYFFHELAKEKCKGVERLLKMQNQRGGPAVFQDILKPGQDEWGKTLEAMEAAMAPGKNLNQGLLDLHTLGSAPTDPHLCDFLESHFLDEEALQKKKKKMGDHLTNLHRLAGRKLGGPEAGLHEYLLEKPTLKHG encoded by the exons ATGAGCTCCCAGATTCGTCAGAATTATTCCACCGCGGTGGAGGCAGCCGTCAACCGCCTGGTCAGTTTGCACCTGCGGGCCTCCTACACCTCCTCCCTctgctg ccaccgtctgCGCTTCTATTTCGATCACCATGATGTGCCTCCGGAATGCGGGGGTTACTTCTTCCATGAATTGGCCAAGGAGAAGTGCAAGGGTGTTGAGCGTCTCCTGAAGATGCAAAACCAGCGTGGTGGCCCTGCTGTCTTCCAGGACATCCTGAAGCCAGGTCAAGATGAGTGGGGTAAAACCCTGGAAGCCATGGAAGCCGCCATGGCCCCGGGGAAAAATCTCAACCAGGGTCTTTTGGATCTTCATACCCTGGGTTCCGCCCCTACAGACCCCCATCTCTGTGACTTCCTGGAGAGTCACTTCCTAGATGAGGAA gctctccaaaaaaaaaagaagaagatgggTGACCACCTGACCAACCTCCACAGGCTGGCCGGCCGGAAGCTGGGCGGCCCAGAGGCTGGGCTGCATGAGTATCTCTTAGAAAAGCCGACTCTCAAACACGGCTAG